The DNA window AATAATTTGGGACAAAACCTTTCAAGATTCCAGTCCTGAATTGTCTGAAGTATTTGTTTCATTCTTTAACATCTTCACACCATGTCATCTACAGACCGTGGTGTCTGAGAATTCAGTGCTTGAAAGTTGTTAAATCTGAGCAAATAATTGTGTCTTGTGCTACACACAGATTTTTAAGCTACTTGTATGAGGTGGCTGGGTTACACATTTAGGTTGATTTGCTTAAAAGGATGCCATGCATGAAGCTACTACTTCATCGTTAGTTTTGTGATTAGATTATCAAACACCTCTTCTGTTGACTGCACAGTGTAGCGTCTACAGACTGTAGATAATGGAAGTTCAGATGACTGACAGCTCATGCTCTGCAAATTTGATGAAAAGAACATGGAGAAAGACCACCTTGTCTTTTGTAAAGCGCAGGGGAAGAAATGCCTAACATTTGCCAAATATTAGCATAATTTCACATGGCTATTTGAAGAATTTTAACCAAGCTGCTGTGTAACCGAGCACCTCAAGCACAACaaagaatacagaaataatacagTAAAATGGGTGGAACATAGCTTAAGAGATTAAGtcttacagaaaatacatttttttgatTATTCATTTTTGTTCCACGGTGTAATCTCCTATGACACTTGCGTTCTGTTGGCATTTTAACACTCTCATCAATCCTTATTAATTACTTTAAACTTATGAGCTTTCTGTAGAAACATTATTAGAAGTTAACTTTTTTATACTACTACACTGCAACTCATTCAAGGTTTTGTCTACCACACTCACACAGAAAAGCTGCCTATTGCCCATAACATGAACCTTTATAACTCACTGGTTAGCACAGTGAAGTAGCTTGCTTATTTACGTGAGCATTGAGTTGTCATTTAAACCACTGAAGCACAGAATTACTGCAGCTAAAATTTGCAAGCAAGATGCTCTTATTCTACAGGTTATAATAATATCCACTTTTTAGCAGTTCTCAGAAACATTTAAAGGATGAACAAATACTCTACCTAGTCAAATATTCTTCAGCGTTCCTTTCTAACCGTCTAAAGCAGATGTCTGACCCAATagaagaaagagacagaacTTGCTAGTGtaacagaattatttaaagCCACAACCAACAAGAGTCAAACCTGCTACAGAAacaatgaaagaagaaaactctGCAAATTGTGTGGAAGCCCACCAATGTTACCAAGTGGCAGGAATGCAAAGTCAAGAAATCAGGTTGACTTCTTCCGGTAAATAACAACAACCTCGCAGTATTCTCTAACTTATTTCTTCCCTGTGGTCCAGCTCTGTATGGAGCGTGACCCAAAGAGGGAGCTGGTGTGGATATAAGACCCCAGCTTCTGCAGGTGTTTACATAGAGGGGGCCCTTAGCAACTTATAACCAAGactcccccttctccttcctctccacttCTTGGGGCTCTTACTACAGCCTCATAGACCAGTCTCAGCACTCTTAAGTGTAGACTGCTATATGGGTCAAGCACACATACAAATACATACATCATGTAAGATctccataaataaaataaagggaagaataaattatttgatcCATTCCCACAACAAtcctttttattcatttaagaATCAATATCTAATACACCAATAAGTCTGATCATTTACCGGAAGAATGGATGTAAAGGCAGTACTATTTTTATTGAGCAAAGAAACAGAGCTTCCTAGAAAGAGAGAAATCTTATTTCTTAGTTACCAGGATGACTTCAAGAAACAGGGTAGGCAGGAAACAAAGGCCTGCAGCAGTTAATTGACTTTTACCAGTCACCAAGAATACAGACACCAGGAGTTTTCACAGGTTTagctaaataaaatacaaagtgCTTTTTCATAGGACAATATCTTTTCTTCAATATTAGTGCATTTCACTGAGATAAAGATTTAATAAAGAATTTTCACAGTAAAATTTAATACTATACTGTTGACTTAGAACACCACCAAAACCTCCATTTGTGCAATAACTCAATGCTACAACTTAGTGACACATTCCCAGGCATGAGAACTCAAGCAGCAACCTCACTCTTCCACACCCACCATTCTCCCTggctttcctcccaccccattGTCCCAGGGCATTCCTTAAACCTCCAGCAAACTCCGGTTCTCTAAGGTGCTTGAGAGCGCGCAGACAGTCAGAACGAACAATCCCCACTTCCAGTAGAACACCATATAGTCAGTCAAACCACCTTACCCTGTAAAACATAGATGTTATCCTTATATTCCACAGCACTATGAAACTCCATTGCTACCGGCATTGGACAGACAGCTGTCCAACAGTTCTCTCGGCTGTCATAACACTCCACAGACTTGAGTGAGTTTCGCCCATCTCCTTCATAAACGCGACCACCTATTGCATACAGTTTACCACAGCAATGAACCAATTTGCAGCCTATTCTGGCTCGCAACAAAGGAGCTTTCGGAATCCACCTATTGCCAGAGTGATCATACATCCAAAAATCACTCTCTGCTCTGTGGTCAATGGAGACCTCACTGCTGCTTGGCCTGTAACCACCCGCAATATAAATATCATTATCAGGAGACACAAGAATTCCAACCTCCCTCAAGTCATTTGGTGGCTTGCATAGTTTAAACACTCTCCCTGTGACCGAATCTAAACAAGGCACTGTTTGCTTCTTTCCTGAGTGTTTGTGGGCAGCATCAAAGCATATGATCATTTCAGAAGCGGTCATTCCAAGCCGTTGTGTATAGCCATTGGCACTAGGTTGTCCCTTTTGTACACAGCTTTTGGCCATAGCCTGTGCAAACATGGGAGGGATTTTCTCTAAAAATGTCTCTTCCAACAGAGGCATACGGATGCATTTGGCAAATATTTCTGGAAGGTGCACTTCTCTCTTATTTTGTTCATGCTCAAACCACCTTATAATGCTGTCATAAACATGTTCTTCTTTGTCTACATTTAAATCATCACTGTCGAGTATACTTATCAGTTGGTCTTTTCTCAACTGAAGAAATTCTTGCTCTTTGGTGACACTCAGAAACTTTTTACGAATGTAGTCCTGTGATCTGTCTTTGAGTTCCTGATGACCATAGTGATCAGCAAAGATAAACACCCCAATGGAGTTCTGTGGGTCCAAATGGCTGATCATGTATTTAGCACACTGGTCTTGTATGGAAGGGATCTGGAAGATACTAGCTGCAGTGAACAAAGCTTGAACGTTGGCCTCTGTCAGCATTACTCTGGAGGTATATGCATAGTTCAATACTAAATGCATTGACTCTGCTTCAACACCAACTATACGAACTTCTTTCTGGGTACTTTCTGTAAGGCCGCTAGTGAACATAGatctacaaaagaaaaatatttagcagtttATTTGTAATTACCTTCTAACTACAGGtgtaagaaatgaaattatattataCAGCTAATCCCAACGTGTTTGCCCTTATATCAGCACAAACATATTTATCACTGATGTTACACTGTTCTGTTTGGGTACCTAAATTTAAGATCAGTTCTAGACTTACTGAAACAAAAGTGGCAAGCTGGAATTTCTTGCTTAATTATCTCACTAACCTCACATTAAAATTCACTCAGCTCCTGACATATCCAAGTCTTTGCACTCAACTTTCAACATGTTCTTTCACATGCATATTCTAGTGTGTTAGAATGTATAACTTTAAAAGTAAACAAGCAGTTTAACTATGCTGTTACTGTATCCAAGACACCCTCAATGAGGTATGgggacattttttccttttttttttttaatcatgaaaTTTTTGCCAATAAAACTCTCCTTTGATAAATAGACACTGCTAACTCATTGacattaagagaaaaataatctttacttACTAGGTGCACTATATTATCAATAGTTACACGGAGTATTAGTAtaggtgtgatttttttctaattttcatttaatgaaaataagttaTAATTCTGCTTTGATCACCACTAGAACAATGGGCTATTGTACCTGAAATAAGGACTGATTGCAGCAAGAACATTCCTATGACAGGAGAATGTTTTCCCATGATCCACTTCCACTACGATATCTGTCAGTTGTCCTTCATCATACATGGTTTTAAGCTGTTGAAGAATACTACAAGCATGGAAGGGGTCCATTCC is part of the Phalacrocorax aristotelis chromosome 6, bGulAri2.1, whole genome shotgun sequence genome and encodes:
- the KBTBD8 gene encoding kelch repeat and BTB domain-containing protein 8, with protein sequence MAALGEPSKFSQTLNGIPSSNTVSSGMDPFHACSILQQLKTMYDEGQLTDIVVEVDHGKTFSCHRNVLAAISPYFRSMFTSGLTESTQKEVRIVGVEAESMHLVLNYAYTSRVMLTEANVQALFTAASIFQIPSIQDQCAKYMISHLDPQNSIGVFIFADHYGHQELKDRSQDYIRKKFLSVTKEQEFLQLRKDQLISILDSDDLNVDKEEHVYDSIIRWFEHEQNKREVHLPEIFAKCIRMPLLEETFLEKIPPMFAQAMAKSCVQKGQPSANGYTQRLGMTASEMIICFDAAHKHSGKKQTVPCLDSVTGRVFKLCKPPNDLREVGILVSPDNDIYIAGGYRPSSSEVSIDHRAESDFWMYDHSGNRWIPKAPLLRARIGCKLVHCCGKLYAIGGRVYEGDGRNSLKSVECYDSRENCWTAVCPMPVAMEFHSAVEYKDNIYVLQGEFFLCYDPQKDYWGFLTPMTVPRIQGLATVYNDSIYYIAGTCGNHQRMFTVEAYDIEQNKWTRKKDFPCDQSINPYIKLVLLKNKLHLFVRATQVTVEEHVFRTSRKNSLYQYDEVTDQWQKVYETPDRLWDLGRHFECVVAKLYPQCLQKVI